One genomic window of Haliotis asinina isolate JCU_RB_2024 chromosome 4, JCU_Hal_asi_v2, whole genome shotgun sequence includes the following:
- the LOC137280952 gene encoding uncharacterized protein F54H12.2-like — MSLINDGDFEELVPEALNLFSLPPYQSSVQKHYFVNVRPLSQINDTSPLEFHVSNSGADYIDLKRTRLHVKVKVTQADGTTSLAEDENVAPINLFMSALFSQTSVYLQNQLVSSTNNHYAYKSMMKALLGYDAEAKSTQLTSQLFYKDYAVSNADLESSDVTGSVNNGMMTRASFIAKSKELTMSGPIFEDIFEMNRHLINEVDMTVKMYRSEPKFCLITSVTSHEFKVHLLDAYLHVCKVKVNPALIFNSLFKKSNALYPYTKSEVKVTSIPTSQLSHSIDNVSNPMASRYIVGLVESASLNGSYDRNPYNFLSSMVKKMTLYVDGASVPGQPTEADDVATYVSMLDGMGLWAEGKGNGISRSEFLLGSALYVFDLDKICADSEYLNLVKSGDVRLELEFKSALTQPLSCIVMTQRNSLIEIDKARNVFVK, encoded by the coding sequence ATGTCTCTCATAAACGACGGGGACTTTGAGGAACTGGTTCCCGAAGCGTTGAATTTGTTTTCACTTCCGCCTTATCAAAGTTCGGTGCAGAAGCATTATTTCGTTAACGTGAGGCCTCTGAGTCAAATCAACGACACGAGCCCGCTGGAGTTTCACGTGTCCAATTCGGGAGCCGACTACATCGATCTGAAAAGGACCCGTCTGCacgtgaaggtcaaggtcactcaaGCCGACGGCACCACGTCGTTGGCAGAAGATGAAAACGTGGCTCCCATAAACTTGTTTATGTCGGCGCTATTTTCTCAAACGTCTGTCTACCTGCAGAATCAGCTGGTGTCTTCGACCAACAACCACTATGCCTACAAGAGCATGATGAAAGCTCTGCTCGGGTACGATGCAGAAGCCAAAAGCACGCAGTTGACCTCACAGCTGTTCTACAAGGACTACGCTGTGAGCAATGCGGACTTGGAAAGCAGTGACGTCACGGGATCGGTCAACAATGGAATGATGACACGTGCCTCTTTTATCGCCAAAAGCAAGGAACTGACCATGTCGGGTCCCATCTTCGAAGACATCTTCGAAATGAACCGTCACTTGATCAACGAAGTGGACATGACCGTGAAAATGTATAGATCAGAACCCAAATTCTGTCTGATCACCAGCGTGACCAGCCACGAATTCAAAGTGCATCTCCTGGATGCTTACCTGCATGTCTGCAAAGTCAAAGTCAACCCCGCTCTGATCTTCAACTCCCTGTTCAAAAAGTCTAACGCCCTCTACCCATACACGAAGAgcgaggtcaaggtcaccagcaTCCCGACATCACAGCTGAGTCATTCCATCGACAACGTCTCCAACCCCATGGCCAGCCGTTATATCGTTGGCTTGGTCGAATCGGCCTCTCTGAATGGTTCATACGATCGCAACCCATACAATTTTTTATCCTCGATGGTGAAAAAGATGACCCTCTACGTCGACGGTGCCAGTGTGCCAGGTCAGCCGACCGAAGCGGACGATGTCGCCACTTATGTCAGCATGCTCGATGGTATGGGTTTGTGGGCGGAAGGCAAGGGCAACGGCATCAGCAGAAGCGAGTTTCTCCTGGGAAGTGCCCTCTACGTCTTTGACCTGGACAAGATTTGCGCCGATTCGGAATACCTCAATTTGGTGAAGTCTGGAGACGTGAGGCTGGAACTGGAGTTCAAATCAGCCCTCACTCAACCGCTGAGCTGCATTGTCATGACTCAGAGAAACTCTCTGATTGAGATCGATAAAGCGCGGAACGTGTTTGTCAAGTAG